In Portunus trituberculatus isolate SZX2019 chromosome 10, ASM1759143v1, whole genome shotgun sequence, one genomic interval encodes:
- the LOC123502189 gene encoding cuticle protein 19-like isoform X2, which translates to MALKLVLLSALVAIALADNAPYRPSPPPPTYSAPTPSYRAPAPSYNAPQPVSPPKYDFSWNVKDDYSGNDYGHQEARDGYDTQGSYYVLLPDGRLQEVTYTVNGDSGFVAQVNYQGEAQYPAQQGYGSAPSYQAPAPSYQQPRPSYA; encoded by the exons ATGGCCCTCAAg ctCGTCCTCCTCTCCGCCCTCGTGGCCATCGCCCTCGCCGACAACGCCCCCTACCGGccatcccctccccctcccacctaCAGCGCCCCCACACCATCCTACCGCGCCCCTGCACCATCCTACAACGCACCCCAGCCAGTG AGTCCCCCCAAGTATGACTTCAGCTGGAACGTTAAGGACGACTATTCCGGCAACGACTACGGCCACCAAGAGGCGCGCGACGGTTACGACACCCAGGGATCCTACTACGTTCTGCTGCCCGACGGCCGCCTGCAGGAGGTCACCTACACCGTCAACGGCGACTCAGGCTTCGTGGCACAGGTCAACTACCAGGGCGAGGCCCAGTACCCAGCACAACAGGGCTACGGCTCCGCCCCGTCCTACCAGGCCCCCGCCCCGTCCTACCAGCAGCCCCGCCCGTCCTACGCGTAA
- the LOC123502197 gene encoding cuticle protein 8-like isoform X3, protein MALKLVLLSALVAVALADNAPYRPPPPPPTYSAPAPSYRAPAPSYNAPQPVSPPKYDFSWNVKDDYSGNDYGHQEARDGYDTQGSYYVQLPDGRLQEVTYTVNGDSGFVAQVNYQGEAQYPAQQGYGSSPSYQAPTPSYQQPRPSYA, encoded by the exons ATGGCCCTCAAg ctCGTCCTCCTCTCCGCCCTCGTGGCCGTCGCCCTCGCCGACAACGCCCCCTACAGgccgccccctccccctcccacctaCAGCGCCCCCGCCCCATCCTACCGCGCCCCCGCACCATCATACAACGCACCCCAGCCAGTG AGTCCCCCCAAGTATGATTTTAGCTGGAACGTCAAAGACGACTATTCCGGCAACGACTACGGCCACCAGGAGGCGCGCGACGGCTACGACACCCAGGGATCCTACTACGTGCAGCTGCCCGACGGCCGCCTGCAGGAGGTCACCTACACCGTCAACGGCGACTCAGGCTTCGTGGCCCAGGTCAACTACCAGGGCGAGGCCCAGTACCCAGCACAGCAGGGCTACGGCTCCTCCCCGTCCTACCAGGCCCCCACCCCATCCTACCAGCAGCCCCGCCCGTCCTACGCATAA
- the LOC123502197 gene encoding cuticle protein 8-like isoform X2, translating to MALKLVLLSALVAVALADNAPYRPPPPPPTYSAPTPSYRAPAPSYNAPQPVSPPKYDFSWNVKDDYSGNDYGHQEARDGYDTQGSYYVQLPDGRLQEVTYTVNGDSGFVAQVNYQGEAQYPAQQGYGSSPSYQAPAPSYQQPRPSYA from the exons ATGGCCCTCAAg ctCGTCCTTCTCTCCGCCCTCGTGGCCGTCGCCCTCGCCGACAACGCCCCCTACAggccaccccctccccctcccacctaCAGCGCCCCCACACCATCCTACCGCGCCCCTGCACCATCCTACAATGCACCCCAGCCAGTG AGTCCCCCCAAGTATGACTTCAGCTGGAACGTCAAGGACGACTATTCCGGCAACGACTACGGCCACCAGGAGGCGCGCGACGGCTACGACACCCAAGGATCCTACTACGTGCAGCTGCCCGACGGCCGCCTGCAGGAGGTCACCTACACCGTCAACGGCGACTCAGGCTTCGTGGCCCAGGTTAACTACCAGGGCGAGGCCCAGTACCCAGCACAGCAGGGCTACGGCTCCTCCCCGTCCTACCAGGCCCCCGCCCCGTCCTACCAGCAGCCCCGCCCGTCCTACGCGTAA
- the LOC123502189 gene encoding cuticle protein 19-like isoform X1 — protein MIPLPPQLVLLSALVAIALADNAPYRPSPPPPTYSAPTPSYRAPAPSYNAPQPVSPPKYDFSWNVKDDYSGNDYGHQEARDGYDTQGSYYVLLPDGRLQEVTYTVNGDSGFVAQVNYQGEAQYPAQQGYGSAPSYQAPAPSYQQPRPSYA, from the exons atgattcctcttcctccacagctCGTCCTCCTCTCCGCCCTCGTGGCCATCGCCCTCGCCGACAACGCCCCCTACCGGccatcccctccccctcccacctaCAGCGCCCCCACACCATCCTACCGCGCCCCTGCACCATCCTACAACGCACCCCAGCCAGTG AGTCCCCCCAAGTATGACTTCAGCTGGAACGTTAAGGACGACTATTCCGGCAACGACTACGGCCACCAAGAGGCGCGCGACGGTTACGACACCCAGGGATCCTACTACGTTCTGCTGCCCGACGGCCGCCTGCAGGAGGTCACCTACACCGTCAACGGCGACTCAGGCTTCGTGGCACAGGTCAACTACCAGGGCGAGGCCCAGTACCCAGCACAACAGGGCTACGGCTCCGCCCCGTCCTACCAGGCCCCCGCCCCGTCCTACCAGCAGCCCCGCCCGTCCTACGCGTAA